CTCCGAATTCAAGACCGCTTACATAATCACTTTTGAACGAATTGTTATCATGCGTAAGCAGCAGCCTGTAAGTGAAATCAGGATACATCATTTCAAGGCTGCGGACAATCTGTTCCAAAACTTCATTAAGATCTACTGAACTATGAAACTTGGCTGCCACCCGGGAAAGCTGTTCCGCCCTTTTTTGTTCATTCAGGTTCTTATAGTAGCGGTCTCCTTTTTCGAGTACATCACCGGCCATCTTCCCTGCCTGGTACAGCAGTTCAAGATGCGGCCTGCCCTCAAGCGGGAAATCCAGTTCATACATAAGGATGAACTGATCGTTATTGATTTCCTGTGATGGAACAAGGGGCAGAAACAGCCTGAGGTCTTCCATCTCCAGGAAAAATTCCGGGGAGAGTTCAAACATGTCGAAGAAAACCGGGCTGCCGGTCTGTTTTAATGACTGCCACTTTGCAAGTGAAAAAGAATGAGCGCGCGGTTTTTCCATAATCATGTGATTGGTGGAATTCTCCGGGCAATAATCGCCTGTCCATTTATTAAAGCTGTATAACGTCGTCTCCTTGACTGGGAGCAATTCCTTCATGCTTTTGACCATGGTGTCCACCATAAGGGAAAGGGATTGATTTTCGTCCGCTGTGAGCATCACGTCATAGCAAACAGCCTTCAGCTCCCTTGCCGCTTCATTCGGGGCAAGCTGCTTCTGAACTTCATTCTCGAATTGTCTTCCTATATATTGTTTCATCCTGTCTGTGCCATGCACGTAAGAGGAAACCGAAAGCCGGAACGGAGTTGTTCCGTTTGCCGTCTCGACCGTGAACGGCACCATCCACTTTTCCTTCTCCCGGTTTGGCGCTTCAACGGCGGACGGCATCTCGCCGATTTGTTTCTCAATCAGAACGTTTCCTGCGCCGTCCTCAATTGTTACCACTGCCGGAACCAGCATTCTGAGCACCGACCCGGAGTACCGGACGGCGCTGTCCAGAACCCCTTTCAGGCCAGCTGTATTAAAATCATCTACATATCCCATCATTTATCACCACATTTTCAGGCAGTCAGCGTCAGCATAACACCGGTTTCTATTCAGAAATACAGTATATATCCATTATATCCCCTATAGGACTGTTTTCCTATATATAACCTTCATGTTCATGCAAATTCCCCCCTTCACCTCAGGTGCCTTCTGTTCATAGCAAAGGTTTGATTCAAGATCTGTAATCACAAACTCAAATCTTAAAACATTCTTGACGGCGATTCTTCTAGAGGGTATAATGGCATTTGTGTGAAATAGGGCAGCCTGAATGAATGCTGTTATGGCAGTATTTTGTTCCTCACATGAGGTGTACCGCGTAACTCTTAGCTGCTGGAGCGAAGGTGCATGAAAACAAAATGCGCATAACGAGATTCATATCGGTCGTCTGTTTTTATTTTACAGATAAAAACAACGAAGGAGGAGTCACTTATGGCTCGTTATACAGGACCAACCTGGAAAATTTCCCGTCGTCTCGGAATCTCTCTGAGCGGCACTGGCAAGGAGCTTGAAAAGCGTCCTTATGCACCTGGTCAACATGGACCAAACCAGCGTAAAAAACTTTCCGAATATGGATTGCAGCTTCAAGAAAAACAGAAGCTTCGCCACATGTTCGGTTTGAATGAGCGCCAATTCCGCCGCACATTCGATCAAGCCGGCAAGATGAAGGGTATCCACGGTGAAAACTTCATGATCCTGCTTGAATCCCGTCTGGACAACCTGGTTTACCGTATGGGTCTTGCCCGTACACGCCGCCAGGCACGCCAGCTTGTAAACCACGGCCACATTACAGTGGACGGCGGCCGCGTAGACATTCCGTCTTACCGCGTACAACCTGGACAAACAATCGCTGTTCGCGAGAAGTCCAAAAACTTTGACATCATCAAAGAAGCTATCGAAGTTAACAATTTCATCCCTGAATATGTTTCTTTTGATGCTGAAAAATTGGAAGGTTCATACACTCGCTTCCCTGAGCGTTCTGAGCTTCCAGCCGAAATCAACGAAGCGCTTATCGTCGAATTCTATTCCCGTTAAGCCAAAAAACCGGATGGCCTTTGCCGTCCGGTTTTTTATTTAGTAAGATTATTTTAAGTAATTATCCGGTAATTCACCTGTTCCGCAGACAAACAATACCATAAAATAGCAGCAGGCTGTTCTTAAGCAGTTCGATTTATTATCATTTTTGATAAAGAGGAGTTTTATCAAAAATAACTTCCGTTTGATTATTCATCTTAAAGTAACTTCCATAGATTGATAATTCCCATTCTAAATTCTTATTCCGCCACCGAGACATAAATCCCCTCACATCGCTATTTTCATCAGGAAAACTTTGTTTATGTTCAACTTCCCAGCCATACCTTGGAAGTTCCTTTAAGTAGAAGTCATATATGTCATTCCATTTGTTTCCTTCCATCACATATTCATGCCCGGTTGGTCTTAAGCCCTCAAATAAAGGAATTTCTTTTTGTTGCTCTGGAATTACAGACATCCCCTCGTAAGTATCATCACTTACTCTTTGATATGTAAACCAACCTGCAAAAACTAAAATAGTCATAGTTCCATAAATCAGCAACTTTGTTTTATTCACCAAATCCCCCATTTCTCAACTTCGATTACATGTACAATTCAAACCCTTTGTTCCACTAACCTGCCCGTAAGTTCAAGTACATTCATTCGCAATCTCTAGATTGATTTTAACATATAATTACAAATTTTCTTTCGGTTCACCATGATCAGCCTTGCGAACAGCACCATAACTAACATTTAATTTAGAACGGTGACAACAGTTATTGTGGTGGAATTTCATATGCTCATTATGCTAAAAACCGACAATCGTTGATATAACAAAGAACAAGAACAGACCAAATCATATGCGATTTGGTCTGTTAATTAGTATGTTATTTCATTTTTCGCACTCAAAAAACGAACCCGTTAAGGCGGTTCCCCTGCTGCTTTTCCCTTACTTATAGGTGATTAAAAAGTATTTTTTCTTGCCGCGGCGGATGACGGTAAACTTGTCTTCTATGCGATCCTTTTCCCGGATCGTGTATTCGAGCGACTGCTCCCGCTCGCCATTGATGTATACTGCCCCATTCTTAATGTCTTCACGGGCCTGGCGCTTTGATGGGGATATTTTCGCCTGGACAAGCAGATCGATGAGACCGGCTTCCTTCTCTTCTGTTTCATATGAAGGAACATCCTTAAATCCCTGTTCGATATCCTTTGCACTCAAATCTGAGATATTGCCGCTGAACAGCGCCTCGGAAATGCGGTTTGCCTGCTGGAGTGCTTCTTCTCCATGGACGAGCTTTGTCACTTCCTCTGCAAGACGCCTATGGGCAACCCGTTTTTCCGGTGCTTCCTGCAGCTCTTTCTCAAGCTCCACGATTTCGTCTTTGGATAGGAACGTGAAATATTTCAGAAACTTCACGACATCACGGTCGTCCGTGTTGAGTAAAAACTGATAAAGCTCGTACGGTGTCGTTTTCTCGGCATCCAGCCATACTGCTCCGCCTTCCGTTTTTCCAAACTTGGTGCCATCGGCTTTTGTGACAAGCGGAATGGTGAATCCGTAAGCCTTCGCTTCTTCACCTTCCGACCTCCGGATCAGCTCCAACCCGGCTGTAATGTTGCCCCACTGATCACTGCCTCCGATTTGAAGCCGGCAGTTTTCCTGCTGGTACAGTTTTAAAAAGTCGTATGACTGAAGAATCATGTAACTGAATTCAGTAAAGGAAATGCCCGTTTTAATCCTTGATTCCACCGATTCTTTGGCAAGCATGTAATTGATGCTGAAATTTTTGCCTACATCACGCAGGAAACTGACCACATCCAGCTTGCCGATCCAATCATAGTTATTGGCGACAGCCGCCCTGTTTTTCCCTTCAAAGTCAAGAAATTGTGAAAGCTGCCCTTTGATCCGGTCACTCCACTCTTCAACAATTTCCTGCTGGTTCAGCGTCCTTTCAGCCTTCTTGCCGCTCGGGTCGCCGATTAATCCTGTCGCTCCCCCGACAAGGGCAATCGGATTATGGCCGGCGTTCTGAAATCGTCTTAATGTCAGGACTGTCAGTAAATGGCCGATATGAAGACTGTCTGCCGTCGGGTCGAATCCGCAATACAGGGTGACCGACCCTTTTTCCAGTTCCTTTTCCAGGCCTTCCTGATCAGTCACTTGATTGACCAGTCCGCGGAATTGTAAATCCTCCAATAAATTCATCTGGCAACGCTCCTCTTCCTGTACAAATTTGAGTTGACCCCTGTTTTTTTTGCATATAAAAAAGCCCGCCCCTGAAAAGGGACGAGCTTGCTCGCGGTACCACCCTTGTTGAAGGCATATGTATATGCTGCCTTCCACTCTCCTGGATAACGGACCAGTTCCGTCTCCTGCTACTGGCAATAAAGACCGTTTCCGCAAAGTACGGGCCCGCCTTTATGGGGGTTCACAGAAGATGCTCCGGGAAGTAATTCACGCCTGCCTTTGTACTGGCTCACACCGGCCGCCAGCTCTCTTGGACAGGGAGTCAGCCGCTACTTGTTCCCTTCACAGCATTTTTTTCCAATGTATGCTATACTAGCTTAGTTGTTCGCCGGCACCAGATTTATCTGCCCCGGCAATGGATATATCTTTTTTATCATAACTGTTCACAGAAAGCAAACATAATATTCGTCAAAATATACTCAATTACGGGGGTTTGTGCTATAATAGGGCTGAAATTTTAGGGGGTTGATGTATGGCTTTCGAAAAGTTTGATGATATAAAGAAGCGCTGGTCGTCTTTTAAGGACCACCATGCCAGCAAAAAGGCGGCAAAAGGCGCTCGGATCACATCGAAGGTTTTATGGAATTTATTGATTGTTTTCTTGATTTTCGGCTTAATCGGGACCTTTTTTGCAGGCGGTGTCGGTGCGGGATATTTCGCTTCCCTCGTTAAAGATGAGAAGCCCCGCAGCTTCGCCAGCATGAAAGAAGAGGTCTATAATTACGAAGAAACGTCACAGGTTTATTTTGCCGATAACGTCCTGCTCGGCAATCTCCGTACCGACCTTCAGCGGGACGAAGTACGTTTAAATGAAGTGTCAGACCATGTCATTCAGGCTGTCATTGCAACTGAAGACGAGTATTTTTATGAGCATGAAGGCGTTGTGCCCAAAGCGATAGCCCGGGCTATATTCCAGGAGGTCACAAACTCATCCGTCCAGACGGGGGGAAGCACGTTGACCCAGCAGCTGATCAAAAACCAGCTGCTTACGCGGGAAGTTTCCTTTGAACGGAAAGCCAAGGAAATCCTCCTTGCCCTCCGGCTCGAGCATGCACTTGATAAAGATGAAATCCTGGAAGCTTATTTGAACATTGTCCCATTCGGGCGCAATGCTTCCGGACGCAATATTGCCGGTGTCCAGACAGCCGCCCAGGGAATCTTCGGTGTCGATGCCAAAGACCTTACCCTGCCGCAGGCTGCTTTCATTGCCGGTTTACCCCAAAGTCCGTATGGATACACACCTTTTAACCAATATGGAGAGTTGAAAGAAAACCTGGATCCGGGAATCTCACGGATGAAAACAGTACTGGATCGTATGCGGGGTTCCGGTTTTATTACCGAAAAAGAATTCAAGCAGGCATCTGCTTACGATATTACAAAAGACTTTGCCAAACGCAAGGACAGCCCGCTTCAAAAGTACCCGTATGTCATGCAGGAAGTTGAAAGGCGCGCCGTTGAAATTCTTGCAAAACAAATGGCAAAAGAAGACGGCGTGAAACAAGAAGATCTTTATAAAGATAACAATAAGCTGTTAAAAGAATATGAAGCCAATGCGGATTCACAGCTCAGAAAAAGCGGGTACCGCATTCACACAACAATCAATAAAGAAATCTATGATAAAATGCAGGAAATAAAAAACAACTATACACTGTATGGTTCTGAAAAAGCCGAATGGAAAGTGGACCCTAAGACCGGTGAAAAAGTCAAGGTAATGGAACCTGTCGAGACTGCCGCAATCATGATTGAAAACAAAACCGGCCGGATCATCAGCTTTGTCGGAGGACGTGACTTTGAGAGGCAGCAGCAGAATCATGCCACCCAGGCTCTCAGGCCGAACGGGTCAACGATGAAGCCGCTCCTCGTTTACGCACCGGCAATGGAATTCGGTGCTGTTCAGCCGGGATCCGTCTTGATTGATGCACCTATTACCTTTAAAACACCGACCGGCCCATATAATCCCAAAAACTACGGCGGCGGTTATAAAGGATTGACTTCAGCGAGGAATGCGCTGGCTAAGTCCTACAACGTTCCTGCTGTCGAGACGTTCAGCAAGATTGTTAACCGAGAACCGGTTCAGTTTCTGAAGAAAATGGGCTTTACATCCCTTGAGAAAGGCGATGGACAATACCTTTCCAGTGCTCTGGGGCCAGTCGAAGTAACAATAGAAGAAAATGTGAACGCATATGCGACATTCGGCAACGGCGGGAAATTCGTCGATGCCTATATGATTGAAAAGATTGAATCAAAAGACGGAGATATCATCTATCAGCATAAATCCGAACAAGTGGATGTATTCACTCCGCAGACGAACTATCTAATGCTTGATATGATGCGTGATGTGCTGAAGTCCGGAACAGCGGCGAGCACGCCAAAAAGGCTCAAGTTCTATGCCGACTGGGCCGGCAAAACAGGTACATCCCAGTCCTATAAAGATGCCTGGTTTGTAGCCACAAATCCGAATATTACTTTCGGTACATGGATGGGCTACGACACACCAAAGAGCCTGCAAAAATCTTACAAAGGCTACAGCTATTCCAATAGGAACCAGAA
The genomic region above belongs to Bacillus marinisedimentorum and contains:
- the rpsD gene encoding 30S ribosomal protein S4, coding for MARYTGPTWKISRRLGISLSGTGKELEKRPYAPGQHGPNQRKKLSEYGLQLQEKQKLRHMFGLNERQFRRTFDQAGKMKGIHGENFMILLESRLDNLVYRMGLARTRRQARQLVNHGHITVDGGRVDIPSYRVQPGQTIAVREKSKNFDIIKEAIEVNNFIPEYVSFDAEKLEGSYTRFPERSELPAEINEALIVEFYSR
- the tyrS gene encoding tyrosine--tRNA ligase gives rise to the protein MNLLEDLQFRGLVNQVTDQEGLEKELEKGSVTLYCGFDPTADSLHIGHLLTVLTLRRFQNAGHNPIALVGGATGLIGDPSGKKAERTLNQQEIVEEWSDRIKGQLSQFLDFEGKNRAAVANNYDWIGKLDVVSFLRDVGKNFSINYMLAKESVESRIKTGISFTEFSYMILQSYDFLKLYQQENCRLQIGGSDQWGNITAGLELIRRSEGEEAKAYGFTIPLVTKADGTKFGKTEGGAVWLDAEKTTPYELYQFLLNTDDRDVVKFLKYFTFLSKDEIVELEKELQEAPEKRVAHRRLAEEVTKLVHGEEALQQANRISEALFSGNISDLSAKDIEQGFKDVPSYETEEKEAGLIDLLVQAKISPSKRQAREDIKNGAVYINGEREQSLEYTIREKDRIEDKFTVIRRGKKKYFLITYK
- a CDS encoding transglycosylase domain-containing protein; the encoded protein is MAFEKFDDIKKRWSSFKDHHASKKAAKGARITSKVLWNLLIVFLIFGLIGTFFAGGVGAGYFASLVKDEKPRSFASMKEEVYNYEETSQVYFADNVLLGNLRTDLQRDEVRLNEVSDHVIQAVIATEDEYFYEHEGVVPKAIARAIFQEVTNSSVQTGGSTLTQQLIKNQLLTREVSFERKAKEILLALRLEHALDKDEILEAYLNIVPFGRNASGRNIAGVQTAAQGIFGVDAKDLTLPQAAFIAGLPQSPYGYTPFNQYGELKENLDPGISRMKTVLDRMRGSGFITEKEFKQASAYDITKDFAKRKDSPLQKYPYVMQEVERRAVEILAKQMAKEDGVKQEDLYKDNNKLLKEYEANADSQLRKSGYRIHTTINKEIYDKMQEIKNNYTLYGSEKAEWKVDPKTGEKVKVMEPVETAAIMIENKTGRIISFVGGRDFERQQQNHATQALRPNGSTMKPLLVYAPAMEFGAVQPGSVLIDAPITFKTPTGPYNPKNYGGGYKGLTSARNALAKSYNVPAVETFSKIVNREPVQFLKKMGFTSLEKGDGQYLSSALGPVEVTIEENVNAYATFGNGGKFVDAYMIEKIESKDGDIIYQHKSEQVDVFTPQTNYLMLDMMRDVLKSGTAASTPKRLKFYADWAGKTGTSQSYKDAWFVATNPNITFGTWMGYDTPKSLQKSYKGYSYSNRNQKLWAELMNAAYDIKPELVKPQQSFKMPGGIVRRSYCAMAGLLPSSVCAEMGLMQSDLYNVKYLPKEKDGSADSVKYIVRNGTKFIVPDSAPDEFVEKGLMLGGDAAEELSKVIKYLPETGKFGNFLSPDSPKINDNGKAPSPIGGVKLSGKSLSWPLPGEKDIIGYRIYQASSKNGSFRRVANVPANVLSYTVPGTTSAYYVTAVDVAGKESAPSAIVGGPPEPEPEPKPKEEKPSKPKEDDNTNEPPADDDQPGETDSGTTNGGTGDGENPPPEDDSGGSGDTAANQ